Proteins co-encoded in one Candidatus Manganitrophaceae bacterium genomic window:
- a CDS encoding ImmA/IrrE family metallo-endopeptidase, whose amino-acid sequence MMRVDVKPELLRWARERAGFSLDELMGRFPKLDLWEVEEAKPTLKQLEKFAKATYTPIGFLFLPEPPVEEIPIPDFRTINNESIARPSPNLLEMIYLCQQRQAWYREYAGFAGIEPRRFVGSVRLDSPVEETAEQMRQALRFDLDARRDCPTWTEALRHFIAQADALGALVMCSGVVLNNNTRRLDPNEFRGFAMADALAPLVFINGGDTKAGQMFTLAHELAHLWLGESALSNSDPAEVIDSPRNVPAAGYAVERWSNQVAAELLVPLQMMRDEFRADEDPALEISRLARRFKVSTLVIIRRIFDAGGFSRAEFHQAYAAELERLLARPAGSGGDFYLTQAARVSKRFARALVESTLEGQTLYRDAFRLLGISKIETFHELGRSLRFRI is encoded by the coding sequence ATGATGCGAGTGGATGTCAAACCGGAATTGCTCCGCTGGGCGCGCGAGCGCGCGGGGTTCAGCCTCGATGAGCTGATGGGCCGGTTCCCCAAGCTTGATCTCTGGGAAGTCGAAGAGGCTAAGCCGACCCTCAAACAGTTGGAGAAGTTTGCCAAGGCGACTTACACGCCGATTGGGTTCTTGTTTCTCCCCGAACCTCCCGTTGAGGAAATCCCGATCCCCGATTTCCGCACCATCAATAATGAATCAATTGCGCGGCCCAGCCCCAACCTCCTGGAGATGATCTATCTCTGCCAGCAGCGGCAGGCGTGGTATCGCGAGTATGCAGGATTCGCCGGCATCGAGCCACGCCGGTTCGTCGGCTCCGTTCGTCTCGACAGCCCGGTGGAAGAGACGGCCGAGCAGATGCGGCAGGCGCTCCGGTTCGATCTCGACGCGCGCCGCGATTGCCCAACGTGGACCGAAGCGCTGCGTCACTTCATCGCGCAGGCGGACGCATTGGGCGCGCTGGTCATGTGCAGCGGCGTTGTGCTGAATAACAACACCCGACGGCTCGATCCGAACGAGTTTCGCGGATTTGCAATGGCCGATGCTCTGGCGCCGTTGGTGTTTATCAATGGCGGGGACACCAAGGCGGGGCAGATGTTCACCCTCGCCCATGAGCTGGCCCACCTATGGCTTGGGGAGTCCGCCCTCTCGAATTCCGATCCCGCGGAGGTGATAGATAGTCCGCGAAACGTGCCAGCCGCCGGGTACGCTGTGGAAAGATGGAGCAATCAGGTCGCTGCGGAATTGCTGGTGCCGTTGCAAATGATGCGGGATGAGTTTCGAGCGGACGAAGATCCGGCGCTGGAAATCAGCCGGCTCGCGCGGCGTTTCAAGGTCAGCACGCTCGTCATCATCCGCCGGATCTTCGACGCGGGAGGGTTCTCGCGAGCGGAATTTCATCAGGCATATGCCGCAGAGTTGGAGCGGCTGCTTGCGCGGCCGGCGGGAAGCGGCGGAGACTTCTACCTCACGCAGGCGGCGCGTGTCAGCAAACGTTTCGCGCGTGCCCTGGTCGAGAGCACGCTGGAAGGCCAAACCCTCTATCGTGACGCGTTCCGCCTGCTCGGAATCTCGAAGATCGAAACCTTCCACGAGTTGGGCCGAAGCCTGAGGTTCCGCATCTGA
- a CDS encoding SAM-dependent DNA methyltransferase, with translation MSPETHSQLANFIWSICNLLRGPYKRNEYRKVILPLTVLRRFDCLLAPTKAEVLKKHAAIKTKPENVVRSLLQKTTGRPFYNLSKLDFSTLLDDFNQLAPNLNSYINKFSKNVRDIMDRFAFDQQIARMAEKNLLYEVIKAFARVDLSPERVDNVQMGYVFEELIRIGAEQANEEAGEHFTPREVIKLMVNLLLSPEKDLRRSHVVKTIFDPACGTGGMLSVAEKYIRDLNSEANPHLFGQDWNDEAWAVCKSDMLIKGEDADNIVLGDSFAKDGFDRDKEGKKRTFDYMLANPPFGVEWKQQAQFIENEHRTLGYEGRFGAGLPRINDGSLLFLQHMLSKMRTLKEGGSRIGIVFNGSPLFTGDAGSGESNIRQWIIENNWLEAVVALPDQLFYNTGISTYIWVLTNRKEKERKGKIQLIDARQFYVKMRKSLGNKRNKIGDKEEGEPDQIGEITRVFGNFRDGETRAFIIDGLQKTLVVSKIFDNADFGFHKITVERPLRLNFQTTEERIARIAEEGGFKNLAASNKKNEKIRLQEIAAGKDRQETILALLRAFGKANGQKLYKDRNAFLTELHEMEREQNVRLASPELKAVLSALSERDETAEICRGRDGKPEPDPELRDTESVPLKENIEAYFKREVLPHVPDAWIDHSKTKVGYEIPLNRHFYRYEPPRPLGQIESEIKTLEDEILDLLKDVTK, from the coding sequence ATGAGCCCTGAGACCCATTCCCAGCTTGCCAATTTTATTTGGAGCATTTGCAACCTGCTCCGTGGTCCTTACAAACGGAACGAGTACCGCAAGGTTATTCTGCCGCTCACTGTCCTCCGCCGCTTCGATTGTCTGCTTGCTCCGACGAAGGCAGAGGTGCTGAAGAAGCACGCCGCGATCAAAACAAAACCGGAGAACGTCGTCCGAAGCCTGCTTCAGAAGACGACAGGCCGCCCGTTCTATAATTTATCCAAGCTCGATTTCTCCACACTTCTTGACGACTTCAATCAGCTTGCCCCTAATCTCAATAGCTATATCAATAAGTTTTCCAAAAACGTTCGCGATATCATGGATCGCTTTGCGTTCGATCAGCAGATTGCCCGCATGGCTGAAAAGAATCTGCTCTATGAAGTGATCAAGGCGTTCGCGAGAGTCGATCTTTCCCCTGAGCGAGTGGACAACGTTCAGATGGGCTATGTCTTTGAAGAACTCATCCGGATCGGCGCGGAACAGGCGAACGAGGAAGCGGGGGAGCACTTCACCCCGCGCGAGGTGATCAAGCTGATGGTCAACCTGCTTCTCTCACCGGAGAAAGATCTTCGCCGCAGTCACGTGGTGAAGACCATCTTCGATCCTGCCTGTGGAACGGGCGGTATGCTCTCCGTGGCCGAGAAATATATCCGAGATCTCAACTCGGAGGCCAACCCGCACCTTTTCGGCCAGGATTGGAACGACGAAGCCTGGGCTGTCTGCAAGTCGGACATGCTGATCAAAGGGGAAGACGCCGACAACATCGTCCTTGGTGACAGCTTTGCCAAAGATGGTTTTGATCGAGACAAGGAGGGGAAGAAGCGCACCTTTGACTACATGCTGGCGAATCCTCCCTTCGGCGTTGAGTGGAAACAGCAGGCGCAATTTATCGAAAACGAGCACCGCACCCTCGGCTACGAAGGCCGTTTCGGCGCGGGGCTGCCCCGGATCAATGACGGCTCGCTTCTGTTCCTTCAGCATATGCTTTCCAAGATGCGGACGCTCAAAGAAGGCGGCAGCCGAATCGGGATTGTCTTTAACGGCTCTCCGCTCTTTACCGGCGATGCGGGAAGCGGCGAGAGCAACATTCGCCAATGGATCATTGAGAATAACTGGCTGGAGGCCGTGGTCGCGCTGCCCGACCAGCTTTTCTACAATACCGGCATCTCCACTTATATCTGGGTGCTCACGAATCGGAAAGAAAAAGAACGCAAGGGGAAAATTCAGCTTATCGACGCGCGCCAATTCTATGTGAAGATGCGGAAAAGCCTCGGCAACAAGCGCAACAAGATCGGCGACAAAGAGGAGGGCGAACCCGACCAGATCGGCGAGATTACCCGGGTCTTCGGAAATTTCCGCGACGGCGAGACCCGCGCGTTCATCATTGACGGGCTCCAGAAGACGCTTGTCGTGAGCAAAATCTTCGACAATGCTGATTTCGGGTTCCACAAAATCACCGTCGAGCGTCCATTGCGGCTCAACTTCCAGACCACGGAGGAACGGATCGCGCGGATCGCGGAGGAGGGCGGGTTCAAGAATCTCGCCGCCAGCAATAAGAAGAATGAAAAGATCAGGCTCCAGGAGATCGCGGCCGGGAAGGACCGGCAAGAAACAATCCTCGCGCTACTCCGCGCGTTTGGTAAGGCCAATGGCCAGAAGCTTTACAAAGATCGCAACGCCTTCCTGACCGAACTCCATGAGATGGAACGAGAACAGAATGTGCGCCTCGCCTCCCCGGAACTGAAGGCGGTGCTGAGCGCTCTTAGTGAGCGGGACGAAACCGCCGAGATCTGCCGCGGCCGTGACGGCAAACCGGAGCCAGATCCCGAACTGCGAGATACCGAAAGCGTGCCCCTGAAGGAGAACATCGAGGCGTACTTCAAGCGCGAGGTGCTGCCGCATGTCCCGGATGCCTGGATCGATCACAGCAAGACCAAAGTTGGCTATGAGATTCCGCTCAACCGTCACTTCTACCGATATGAACCGCCGCGGCCATTGGGACAGATCGAGTCGGAGATTAAGACATTGGAAGATGAGATCCTGGACTTACTCAAGGATGTGACGAAATGA
- a CDS encoding DUF2283 domain-containing protein translates to MAITDFQEYLKLIPAVNRAPQHAVWLTYDAEADTLYVNYKKPSYATDSEMTDDDVIVRYEGDEVIGFTVLHASKRAKK, encoded by the coding sequence ATGGCCATAACCGATTTTCAGGAATATTTGAAACTGATTCCGGCCGTCAACCGGGCGCCACAGCACGCGGTCTGGCTGACGTACGACGCCGAGGCGGACACACTGTATGTGAATTACAAGAAGCCGAGCTACGCCACTGACAGCGAAATGACGGACGACGATGTGATCGTCCGGTATGAAGGCGATGAGGTCATCGGTTTTACCGTTTTGCACGCGAGCAAACGGGCCAAGAAATGA
- a CDS encoding response regulator, which translates to MAEETKFCICCGENVPWNRITRDGNEELTCIYCGFILGAKPLPASAAKCILTVDDVAFVNDLLKGMLVNKGLADTVITAGNGQEFIGLFNARLADHQPVDLVILDLEMPVMDGIAAARMMRALEGKYQVPRSPILFFSARKCDDTLKKQLGVFAPASYVNKGTSSGMDGLVERVDQLVTHLLNKQRATA; encoded by the coding sequence ATGGCGGAGGAGACGAAGTTCTGTATCTGCTGCGGTGAGAATGTTCCGTGGAATCGGATCACCCGCGACGGCAACGAGGAGCTCACCTGCATCTACTGCGGATTTATTTTGGGGGCGAAGCCGCTTCCCGCCTCGGCGGCCAAGTGCATCCTCACCGTCGACGATGTGGCGTTCGTCAACGACCTGCTGAAGGGGATGTTGGTGAACAAGGGGCTCGCCGACACCGTGATCACCGCCGGCAATGGACAGGAGTTTATCGGCCTCTTCAATGCGCGGCTCGCCGACCATCAGCCGGTCGACCTGGTGATCCTCGATCTGGAGATGCCGGTGATGGATGGGATCGCCGCCGCCCGGATGATGCGGGCGCTCGAAGGGAAGTACCAGGTCCCCCGGTCGCCGATTCTCTTCTTCTCCGCGCGAAAGTGCGACGACACTTTAAAAAAACAGCTCGGCGTCTTTGCCCCCGCCAGCTACGTCAACAAAGGAACGTCGTCCGGCATGGACGGTCTGGTGGAGCGGGTCGACCAGCTGGTCACCCATCTGCTCAATAAACAGCGCGCGACGGCTTAA
- a CDS encoding ankyrin repeat domain-containing protein produces the protein MTMKWLWVSIFLLSFPWAARAQEPASIRERLEALHVSFSPEGFIEQIRRGDADRVSLFLEAGMSPNVQDKSGRPALIWAAGNGQVAVIEQLLQRGADLCGAGGRAQSALLWAASNGRTEAAHALLKAGGRTCEKDKTRMTSVVGAAANGYAETLKLLLEKLDDVTYDEKAGALAAAAERGHLEVIRLLLEAGVDVDAKTARGATPLGGAALRGRAEAVQLLLDRGANPNATADLHQTVLGAAAEGGHLDIVKTLLARGARADGAALRGAARAGYADIVSTLLDAGVDPNAGTFDGETSLLQATAAKKIPVVALLIARGANLNAKTLTDDTPLLLAAGYGEPALIALLLKNGADVQARGKEGRTALMQAALSGNGEAVNLLIRGGAEVDAQDEMGKTAAVYAKERGHAEVAQVLAKAEKEAAPSEEKLNVERVQNPAPPAETDRTDSDEAAGAGR, from the coding sequence ATGACGATGAAGTGGCTCTGGGTATCGATCTTTCTCCTCTCTTTTCCTTGGGCCGCCCGCGCTCAGGAGCCGGCGTCGATTCGCGAGCGTCTCGAAGCGCTTCATGTCTCCTTTTCCCCGGAGGGGTTCATCGAGCAGATCCGGCGGGGGGATGCCGATCGGGTGAGTTTATTTTTAGAGGCGGGGATGAGCCCGAACGTGCAAGACAAGAGCGGCCGGCCGGCGTTGATTTGGGCCGCCGGAAATGGCCAGGTCGCCGTGATCGAACAGCTGCTTCAGCGCGGCGCCGATCTCTGCGGGGCCGGGGGCCGGGCGCAGTCGGCGTTGCTCTGGGCCGCTTCCAACGGCCGGACCGAGGCGGCCCACGCGCTCCTGAAGGCGGGGGGGCGGACGTGTGAAAAAGATAAAACGCGGATGACCTCGGTGGTCGGCGCGGCGGCGAACGGCTATGCCGAGACGCTGAAGCTGCTCCTCGAAAAGCTCGACGATGTCACCTATGACGAGAAGGCCGGCGCGCTCGCCGCGGCGGCGGAACGGGGCCATCTCGAGGTGATCCGCCTCTTGCTCGAGGCGGGGGTCGATGTCGATGCGAAGACGGCAAGAGGGGCCACCCCCCTCGGCGGCGCCGCCCTCCGGGGCCGGGCGGAGGCCGTTCAGCTCCTCCTCGACCGAGGGGCGAATCCCAACGCCACGGCCGATCTCCATCAGACGGTCCTGGGGGCCGCCGCCGAAGGGGGACACCTCGACATCGTCAAAACCTTGTTGGCGCGGGGCGCCCGGGCCGACGGGGCGGCGCTGCGGGGGGCGGCGCGGGCCGGGTATGCCGACATCGTCTCAACGCTGCTCGACGCCGGGGTCGATCCGAATGCCGGCACCTTCGACGGCGAGACCTCCCTGCTGCAAGCGACCGCCGCGAAAAAGATCCCCGTCGTGGCGCTGCTGATCGCGCGGGGAGCCAACCTCAATGCGAAGACCCTCACCGACGACACCCCGCTTCTGCTGGCCGCCGGGTACGGGGAGCCGGCGCTCATCGCCCTTCTCCTCAAGAACGGCGCCGACGTTCAGGCGCGGGGGAAGGAGGGGCGGACGGCGCTGATGCAGGCGGCCCTCTCCGGAAACGGGGAGGCGGTGAACCTCTTGATTCGGGGGGGCGCCGAGGTCGATGCCCAAGACGAGATGGGAAAAACGGCGGCCGTTTACGCCAAAGAGCGGGGTCATGCCGAGGTGGCCCAAGTTCTGGCGAAGGCTGAGAAGGAGGCGGCCCCGTCGGAAGAAAAATTAAACGTGGAGCGGGTTCAAAATCCGGCCCCGCCGGCTGAGACGGATAGAACCGATTCAGACGAAGCGGCCGGCGCGGGCCGATAA
- a CDS encoding HDOD domain-containing protein, whose protein sequence is MEIYLVRHPIFNRMEEVVGYEVLFRDGLDGMVGALSPDQAASKVADALYQLGIDAVSGGKKAFVPLTRNLLLQEAATVLPSSQVGVELLEEMDADPTVLTACRNLKEAGIPLVLGEYALAPQRAALLELADIVKIDGAAVSKADGDFRGRLPGATQLLASKLESRTDFESAMTAGGHLFQGSFFSKPVLMKGKEIPGFKLNYLRILEEIQRPELDFDRLEKILKVEMSLSYKLLCYINSAFFGWQVEIQSIKHALVMLGEESFRRWASFIALAGLAGDRPPELVFQATLRGRFLELLAEPCKLGHRADDLFLMGMLSLIDGLVGKPMAEILDGMPITQDIKNALLGKGGRMDDLYRLSLAYLEANWNAFDTLAQQMGIDPKAIPECYTAALAWANEHFQNIPAEGAAQKK, encoded by the coding sequence ATGGAGATTTACCTGGTGCGGCATCCGATTTTCAACCGGATGGAAGAGGTCGTCGGATATGAGGTGCTGTTTCGGGATGGGCTCGACGGGATGGTCGGCGCGCTCAGCCCCGATCAGGCGGCGTCGAAGGTGGCCGATGCCCTCTACCAGCTGGGGATCGACGCGGTCAGCGGCGGGAAAAAAGCGTTCGTCCCGCTGACCCGCAATCTCCTGCTGCAGGAGGCGGCGACCGTTTTGCCGAGCAGCCAGGTCGGCGTGGAGCTGTTGGAAGAGATGGACGCCGACCCGACGGTCCTGACCGCCTGCCGGAATCTGAAAGAGGCCGGAATCCCCCTCGTCCTCGGCGAATATGCCCTGGCGCCGCAGCGCGCGGCATTGCTGGAGCTCGCCGACATCGTGAAGATCGACGGCGCCGCCGTGTCGAAAGCAGACGGCGACTTCCGAGGGCGTCTGCCGGGGGCGACCCAGCTCCTCGCCTCGAAGCTGGAGAGCCGGACCGATTTCGAATCGGCGATGACCGCCGGCGGACACCTTTTCCAAGGGAGCTTTTTCAGCAAGCCGGTTTTGATGAAGGGGAAAGAGATCCCCGGCTTCAAGCTCAACTACCTCCGGATCTTGGAAGAGATCCAACGCCCCGAGCTCGACTTTGACCGGCTGGAGAAAATTCTCAAGGTCGAGATGTCCCTCTCCTACAAGCTCCTCTGCTACATCAATTCGGCCTTCTTCGGCTGGCAGGTGGAGATCCAGTCGATTAAACATGCCCTGGTGATGCTCGGGGAGGAATCCTTTCGACGGTGGGCGTCGTTCATCGCGCTCGCCGGGCTGGCGGGCGACCGGCCGCCGGAGCTGGTCTTTCAGGCGACCCTGCGCGGCCGATTCCTGGAGCTGCTGGCCGAGCCGTGCAAGCTGGGCCACCGCGCCGACGATCTTTTTTTGATGGGGATGCTCTCCCTCATAGACGGATTGGTCGGCAAGCCGATGGCGGAAATTTTGGACGGCATGCCGATCACCCAGGACATCAAGAACGCCCTTCTCGGAAAAGGGGGCCGGATGGACGACCTCTACCGCCTGAGCCTCGCCTACCTGGAGGCGAATTGGAACGCATTCGACACCCTCGCCCAGCAGATGGGAATCGATCCGAAAGCGATTCCGGAATGTTACACCGCCGCGCTCGCCTGGGCCAATGAGCACTTCCAAAACATCCCGGCCGAAGGAGCTGCGCAGAAGAAATAG
- a CDS encoding pyridoxamine 5'-phosphate oxidase family protein gives MSDIYREGHRKLQDQFDTRRLADRLDETIVRDGFDEEDVEFIRSLDMFFLATVDDRGNPTCSYKAGAPGFVRVVDSRTLAFPNYDGNGMYLSMGNIQATGRVGMLFIDFENQSRMRVQGEATIDPNDPLLSDYPEAQFIVRVHAREVFPNCPRYIHQMTRVKRSDFVPKTGCETPVPAWKTREWVGDALPAEDPARDPSRKTLER, from the coding sequence ATGTCCGATATCTATCGTGAGGGGCACCGGAAGCTGCAGGATCAGTTCGACACCCGCCGGCTGGCCGACCGGCTCGATGAGACGATCGTCCGGGATGGCTTCGATGAAGAAGATGTCGAATTTATTCGAAGCCTCGACATGTTCTTCCTGGCAACGGTCGACGATCGCGGAAATCCGACCTGCTCTTACAAAGCGGGAGCACCGGGATTTGTCCGGGTGGTCGATTCCCGCACCCTGGCCTTTCCGAACTATGACGGCAATGGGATGTATTTATCGATGGGGAATATTCAGGCGACCGGCCGGGTCGGGATGCTCTTCATCGACTTCGAAAACCAATCCCGGATGCGGGTCCAGGGGGAGGCGACGATCGATCCGAACGATCCGCTCCTGTCCGACTATCCCGAAGCGCAGTTCATCGTCCGGGTCCACGCCCGCGAGGTTTTTCCGAACTGCCCCCGCTACATCCATCAGATGACCCGCGTGAAGCGCTCCGACTTCGTCCCGAAAACCGGCTGCGAAACGCCGGTCCCTGCCTGGAAAACAAGAGAATGGGTCGGCGACGCCCTCCCCGCAGAAGATCCGGCGCGGGACCCTTCGCGCAAAACGCTGGAACGCTGA
- a CDS encoding S8 family serine peptidase, with protein sequence MQRKVSLQGSRVSLSWFIPLFIGSLLLTACGGGGGGGKSSGAPAAAMGTASGKLSIPPNNTVEVEPNDSIAQPQPISSPIAVAGSASISDPGATLPTSDGEVRLPDIFKLTAAGPVRITLSIAANDLDKNDLDLVLMDTTGKVVDSSAGLTETELIETTAGGDFLVGVVAFAGTSAYVLNVAPIGSLSTAGEAVPPGADFVPGEVLVKLKQTGPGAKEKSASLAARHRLVQKQSLPQGVERMQATLPSLLLKNGTAVRLKIKTAKSAANELKALTLATIQHLQADPEVAYAEANFLRRPSAVPVPNDTHYPLQWDFALMNLSQAWEVTTGSDDIIVAVIDTGVLHHPDLESRLIAGYDFISDPATAGDGNGLDADPTDVGDDPKHQSSSFHGTHVAGTIGAVTNNGIGVAGITWQTKIMPLRVLGDGGGSDADIAQAIYYAAGLSNSSGTLPPAPARIINMSLGGSGFSQTMQDAITAARNANVIVVAAAGNENSSAPSSPASLEGVISVSAVDINSKKAPYSNYGRTVDVAAPGGNTAVDLNGDGFPDGILSTLGDDSGQFFYRFYQGTSMAAPHVAGVLALMLAVNPKLTPVDIDQLLAGTHPSTTQRITRDLGLPGRDDFYGHGLIDAALAVQAAKAVPGGGTQTIPTGSILTVSTPVLDFSNYISTLQIDIKNAGIGTLQVTGVSADAPWLTVTPASGTTPLTISATVDRTSLPSGSQTATITITSDASQGSRTATVEVRMSVGGATEGNVGTVFVLVINKETLETVDEAQTTADQHYAYTTPQTPAGTYLIAAGTDRDGDGVICDNEDACGFFPDDVTVKPGEDLPNINFSVGELASPQSVRSAAGLQGKKLRRLH encoded by the coding sequence ATGCAACGGAAGGTATCCCTCCAGGGGAGTCGGGTTTCTCTTTCTTGGTTCATCCCCCTCTTCATCGGATCCCTGCTCCTCACCGCCTGCGGCGGCGGAGGGGGGGGCGGGAAGAGCAGCGGAGCACCGGCGGCGGCGATGGGAACCGCTTCGGGCAAGTTGAGCATCCCGCCGAACAATACGGTCGAGGTCGAGCCGAACGACAGCATCGCGCAGCCCCAGCCGATTTCCAGCCCGATCGCCGTTGCGGGAAGCGCCTCCATCAGCGATCCGGGCGCCACCCTCCCGACCAGCGACGGGGAGGTCCGCCTCCCCGACATCTTCAAGCTCACTGCGGCCGGTCCGGTCCGGATCACTCTCAGCATCGCGGCGAACGATCTCGACAAAAATGATTTGGACCTCGTTTTGATGGACACCACCGGCAAAGTGGTCGATTCGTCGGCCGGATTGACCGAAACCGAGTTGATTGAAACGACCGCCGGCGGCGATTTTCTCGTCGGGGTCGTCGCCTTCGCCGGAACCAGCGCCTATGTCCTCAACGTCGCGCCGATCGGCAGCTTGTCGACCGCCGGAGAGGCGGTTCCGCCCGGGGCCGACTTTGTTCCGGGAGAGGTGCTGGTGAAGCTGAAGCAGACGGGACCCGGGGCGAAGGAGAAAAGCGCATCGCTCGCCGCCCGGCACCGGCTGGTGCAAAAGCAATCACTCCCGCAGGGGGTCGAACGGATGCAGGCGACCCTCCCCTCCCTTTTGCTAAAGAACGGAACCGCGGTCCGATTGAAAATAAAAACGGCGAAGAGCGCGGCGAATGAATTAAAAGCGCTCACCCTGGCGACGATTCAGCACCTTCAAGCGGACCCGGAGGTCGCCTATGCCGAGGCAAACTTCCTCCGAAGGCCCTCCGCCGTGCCGGTCCCGAACGACACCCACTATCCGCTCCAATGGGATTTCGCCCTGATGAACCTTTCACAGGCATGGGAGGTGACGACCGGAAGCGACGACATCATCGTGGCGGTCATCGATACCGGGGTGCTGCACCATCCCGATCTGGAGTCGCGGCTGATCGCCGGATATGATTTCATCAGCGACCCGGCGACGGCGGGCGACGGGAACGGCCTCGATGCCGACCCGACCGATGTCGGCGACGATCCGAAGCACCAGAGCAGCAGCTTTCACGGCACCCACGTCGCCGGCACCATCGGCGCGGTGACCAACAATGGGATCGGCGTGGCGGGGATCACCTGGCAGACGAAGATCATGCCGCTGCGTGTCTTGGGCGACGGCGGCGGAAGCGACGCCGATATCGCCCAGGCGATCTATTATGCCGCCGGCCTCTCGAACAGCTCCGGGACCCTTCCCCCGGCGCCGGCCCGGATCATCAACATGAGCCTCGGCGGTTCCGGCTTCAGCCAGACGATGCAAGATGCAATCACCGCGGCGCGAAACGCGAATGTGATCGTCGTCGCCGCGGCGGGAAATGAGAACAGCAGCGCCCCCAGTTCCCCCGCCAGTCTCGAAGGGGTGATTTCGGTCTCGGCGGTCGATATTAATTCGAAAAAAGCCCCCTATTCCAACTACGGCCGGACGGTCGACGTCGCCGCCCCCGGCGGAAACACCGCCGTCGACCTCAACGGAGATGGATTCCCCGACGGGATCTTAAGCACGCTCGGCGACGACAGCGGCCAGTTCTTCTATCGCTTCTACCAGGGGACCTCGATGGCGGCCCCCCATGTGGCGGGGGTGCTGGCGTTGATGCTGGCGGTGAATCCGAAACTCACCCCGGTCGATATCGATCAGCTCCTCGCCGGCACCCACCCGTCGACGACGCAGCGGATCACGCGGGACCTGGGGCTTCCCGGCCGGGATGATTTTTACGGACATGGACTGATCGATGCCGCCCTGGCGGTGCAGGCGGCCAAGGCGGTTCCCGGCGGGGGAACGCAAACCATCCCGACCGGCTCGATTCTGACCGTCTCGACCCCGGTGCTCGATTTCAGCAATTACATCAGCACCCTCCAGATCGACATTAAAAATGCCGGCATCGGGACGCTCCAGGTGACCGGGGTCTCGGCCGACGCCCCCTGGCTGACCGTCACGCCGGCCTCCGGGACCACGCCGCTGACGATCAGCGCCACCGTCGATCGGACCTCACTGCCGTCGGGAAGTCAGACGGCGACGATCACGATCACCTCGGACGCCTCGCAAGGGAGCCGGACGGCGACGGTCGAGGTCCGGATGTCGGTCGGCGGGGCGACCGAGGGGAACGTCGGGACGGTTTTTGTCCTCGTCATCAACAAGGAGACGCTGGAGACGGTCGACGAAGCGCAGACGACCGCCGACCAGCATTATGCTTATACCACCCCTCAGACACCGGCCGGCACCTATCTGATCGCCGCCGGGACCGATCGAGACGGCGACGGCGTGATTTGCGACAACGAAGATGCCTGCGGCTTCTTCCCGGACGATGTCACCGTGAAACCGGGGGAAGATCTTCCGAATATCAACTTTTCGGTCGGAGAGCTCGCCTCTCCCCAATCGGTCCGATCGGCGGCCGGCCTTCAAGGCAAGAAACTGAGGCGGCTCCATTGA
- a CDS encoding protease complex subunit PrcB family protein, whose protein sequence is MSFFSVKKTTASAFRSTARPLWIVWTILLALAACAASKMDYATIDQGITSGKRASSPSVEVIGDRAAFERLVTEIHSDRLPPAPLPDIDFQQWWAVFISLGEKPSAGYRLKIAEVTRAKETVRVKIETAAPSPGDLQAAVMTAPFALIKIKKEPAVKKVALIDADNNVIGEYAVPVETPGPND, encoded by the coding sequence TTGAGTTTTTTTTCTGTGAAGAAGACGACCGCGAGCGCCTTCCGGAGCACCGCCCGGCCGCTTTGGATTGTTTGGACGATCTTACTCGCTCTGGCCGCCTGTGCGGCCTCTAAAATGGACTATGCCACGATCGATCAAGGGATCACTTCGGGAAAGCGCGCTTCGTCCCCCTCCGTCGAGGTGATCGGCGACCGGGCCGCTTTTGAGCGGCTCGTCACGGAGATCCACTCCGATCGGCTCCCCCCGGCGCCCCTCCCCGACATCGATTTTCAACAATGGTGGGCCGTTTTTATCTCTCTTGGGGAGAAACCTTCAGCGGGATATCGGTTAAAGATCGCGGAGGTGACCCGCGCCAAAGAGACGGTGCGGGTGAAAATAGAGACGGCGGCCCCCTCCCCGGGCGACCTTCAGGCGGCGGTGATGACCGCGCCGTTTGCCCTGATCAAAATAAAAAAGGAGCCGGCGGTCAAAAAAGTGGCGTTGATCGATGCCGACAACAACGTCATCGGGGAATACGCCGTCCCCGTCGAGACGCCGGGACCGAACGACTGA